The nucleotide window AGCGACTCGAACCCTTCGCGGCGAACCTTGCGGCGGCCCGGGTGGCCGCATCCAGCGGCGGGCCCGTCCTGGCCGAACCCCGTTCGGACTGGCCGCAGCAGGCGAAGCGGCTGGCGGACCGCATCAGATCGGCGAATGAACGGATTCTGGCGGTGGACCACATCGGTTCCACCGCTGTTCCGGGGCTGCCTGCGAAGGATGTCATCGATCTGCAGGTCAGCGTGCGTTCGTTGGCTGAAGCCGACGCCGTTGCAGGCAGCTTAGCGTCGGCTGGCTTCCCTCGTCGTCCGGGACTGTGGCGGGACATCCCCAAACCGTCGCACCCGGACCCGGCCGACTGGGAGAAGCGGCTGCATGGCAATGCGGACCCGGGGCGGAGCGCAAACGTCCATGTTCGGGTGACAGGATCCCCTGGCTGGCGGTTCGCGCTCGGCTTCCGTGACTGGCTGCGCGACAACCCGCAGATGGCGCACGAGTATTTGGCGGAAAAGGAACGGCTGGCCAACCTGCATGCAAAGGACAGCTCAACCGGCCGCTACGCGAAAGATAAGGAACGCTGGTTCGCTGAGGTAGCGGAACCAGCGATGCAGGAATGGATGCGCCGTGTCCACTGGCAGCCGGACAGCGCGGCTGGGTAGCGCTGCCCCGCGCGCTACCCAGCCGTGGTCCGTCAGCGGGCCGCTTCTGCGCGGTCCCGTTCGACGCTGGGAATTTCCGTGCCGCGGATGGAGCAACCGGCTGTTTCCGGGATGAACTTCAGCGCAACGGCGCCGACGACGCAGGCCGCCATCATGTAGTAGGCGGGAACCAGCGTGTCGCCGGTAGCTTGAATCAGCAGATCGTTCACCAGCGGCGCTGTGCCGCCGAAGAGCGCCGTTGACACGTTGTAGGTAATGGCGAAACCGGCATACCGGACCTGGGTGGGGAACATGGCCGGGAACGTCGCGGAAATCGTCGCCAGTTGAAGTACGTACAGCAGACCCAGCACGGCAAAGCCGATCAGGGCCGTGCTGAAGTTGATCCGCATGATCAGGTACATCGGAATGGCGGCCACGAAAAGGCCCAGCAGAGAAGCCCACCACATTGGCTTTCGGCCGACCTTGTCGGAAAGCCTGCCGGCAAACGGGATGACAACCATCATGGCCAGCTGGCCCACCAGGAGCAGCGTCAGGGCGTTGTTGGCGGAGAGATTGATCTCCGTCTGCAGATAGGTGGGCATGTAGCTCAGCAGGGTGTAGTTCGTGACATTCAGCGCTACGACCAGTCCGCCCATGGTCAGCAGCGGCTTCCAATATTTCACGACCAGATCGCGAAGCTCGGTCTTCGCGTTCGGCTCTTCCTGATGATGGTCCTCAAGATCGCGGAAGACCGGCGTATCTTCGAGCTTGGTGCGCAGGTACAGACCGATCAGGCCCATGGGACCCGCCACCAGGAACGGTAGGCGCCAGCCCCACTCGGTCATCGCTTGCTCGCCCAGCACGATCTGGAAGAACAGCACTAGCGCGGTGCCGAGGATGAAACCGAACAGGGTGCCGAATTCCAGGAAGCTGCCGAAGAAACCGCGCTTCTTATCCGGCGAGTACTCGGCCATGAAGGTGGCCGCGCCGCCGTATTCGCCGCCGGTGGAAAACCCTTGCACCATGCGGAGGAGGATCAGCAGGATCGGGGCCCAGACGCCGATAGTTTCATAATTAGGCAGCAGGCCGATGGCGAAAGTGGCACCGGCCATCAAGATAATGGTCAGAGCCAGAATGGCCTTGCGGCCAAGCCGGTCGCCGAGCGGACCCCATACCAGCCCGCCCAACGGACGGACAAGGAATGAGATGGCGAAGGTGGCCAGCGCGAGGGCGGTGCCAAGGCCGCCTTCGGTGGGGAAGAAGTTGGCGGTGATGTACGTCACCGCTACGGCATAGATGCCGTAGTCGAACCACTCCGTGGCGTTGCCCATCGCCGACGCACCGATAGCGTTCCGGATGGTTTTCCTGCCTTCAGGAGTATCCGTTGTCGGAGCCGCGTATTTTTTCTCGACGCGCTCAGACGGGGCGTTCTGCTGGGAGTTTGCGTCGTCCTGGCCGGGCCTCTGACCCGGCTCCGGCTCAGGGGATCGTTCATCTGTTGGCACGGTCTCTCCATCCAGATCAGTGATCTTTGCAGATCCTCATCTTCTGTTCGGTTCGATTGGCGTCGCTATTAGCTCACAGTATCCACCGGCAGCACACCGACGCCAACCAGTTTCGCAAATTCTCCTTCCCGGATCAGCGGTAGGCGTTGAACAACCTGGTTCCCGGTTCCTGTTCAGCCGGGAGCAATCGCGGACACGCGCTGGCCGCGATTGGGGCTACCGTTAATGTCATGAGTCTTGCGCAGGACATCAACCGAGTTGTAGCTCCCTTCGAAGTAGTCAGTGATTACAAGCCGGCAGGTGACCAGCCCGGAGCCATTAAGGAACTGACCGAGCGGATCCAGGCAGGGGAGAAGGACATTGTCCTGCTTGGTGCCACGGGCACAGGCAAGAGCGCCACGACGGCGTGGCTGATCGAACAAGTCCAGCGGCCCACGCTCGTCATGGTCCAGAACAAGACGCTGGCAGCCCAGCTGGCGAACGAGTTCCGGGAACTGCTGCCAAACAACGCGGTGGAATACTTCGTCTCCTACTACGACTACTACCAGCCGGAAGCGTACGTGCCGCAGACGGACACGTTCATCGAAAAGGACTCCTCCGTGAACGAGGAGGTCGAACGGCTCAGGCATTCGGCGACCAACGCCTTGCTGACCCGCCGTGACGTCGTCGTCGTTGCTACGGTCTCCTGCATCTACGGTCTGGGAACACCCGAGGAATATGTAGCGGGCATGGTGACCCTTCGCCAGGGCGAGGAAATGAACCGTGATGAGCTGCTGCGCAGATTCGTGGCCATGCAGTACGCGCGCAATGACATGGACTTCCACCGGGGCACCTTCCGGGTGCGCGGGGACACGGTGGAGATCATACCGATGTATGAGGAACAGGCCCTGCGCATCGAGTTTTTCGGGGACGAAATCGAGAAGATTTATACGCTGCATCCCCTGACCGGCGAGGTGATCCGCGAGGAAACCGAGATGTATGTCTTTCCAGCCTCGCACTACGTGGCGGGGCCTGAGCGTATGAGCCGGGCGGTAAAGGACATCGAGGATGAGCTGGCGGCCCGGCTGCAGGTACTGGAGTCCCAGAACAAGCTCGTGGAGGCCCAGCGGCTGCGCATGCGCACCACCTACGACCTCGAAATGATGCAGCAGATGGGCTTCTGCAACGGCATTGAAAACTACTCCCGCCACATCGATGGCCGCGGACCTGGCACCGCTCCTCACTGCCTGCTGGACTACTTCCCCGACGACTTCATGCTGGTGATCGACGAGTCCCACGTGACGGTTCCACAGATCGGCGCCATGTACGAAGGCGATATGTCACGCAAGCGCACGCTGGTGGATCACGGTTTCCGGTTGCCCTCGGCGATGGATAACCGGCCGCTGAAGTGGGATGAATTCCTCCAGCGGATAGGCCAGACCGTGTACCTCTCGGCGACGCCCGGGAAATACGAGCTGGGCAAAGCCGACGGGTACGTCCAGCAGATCATCCGTCCCACCGGCCTGGTCGACCCGGAAGTCGTAGTTAAGCCGACCAAGGGCCAGATCGACGACTTGCTGGGCGAGATCAACACCCGGGTGGAGAAGAACGAACGGGTCCTGGTCACCACCTTGACCAAACGGATGGCCGAGGACCTGACCGAATACCTCATGGACCACGGCGTCAAAGTCCAGTACCTGCACTCGGACGTCGATACCCTGCGCCGGGTGGAGCTCCTGCGCGAGCTGCGGATGGGTATCTTCGACGTACTGGTCGGCATTAACCTGCTGCGTGAAGGACTGGACCTGCCCGAAGTCTCCCTGGTCAGCATCCTCGATGCGGACAAGGAAGGGTTCCTGCGCAGCAGTACGTCGCTGATCCAGACCATCGGCCGCGCGGCCCGTAACGTCTCGGGCGAGGTGCACATGTATGCGGACCGGATCACCGATTCCATGGCGCACGCCATCGAGGAGACCAACCGGCGCCGCGAAATCCAGCAGGCCTACAACAAGGAACACGGGGTGGACCCGCAGCCGCTGCGTAAAAGGATTGCGGACATTACCGACCAGCTGGCCCGCGAGGATGCTAATACTGCGGAGTTGCTGAGTGAGTTTGATTACGGCAAGGGCAAGCGAGGATTTTCGGCCGCTAAGCCGAAGGAAAAGATCCGGCAGGATGGCCTGGCAGCTGCTCCAGCGGAGGACCTGACAACGCTGATTGAACAAATGACGGCACAGATGCACGCGGCGGCAGCCGAGCTGCAGTTCGAGCTTGCCGGCCGGTTGCGCGACGAGGTGGCGGATCTGAAGAAGGACCTCCGGCAGATGCTTGCAGCCGGTCACGCCTGACTCCGGAGCGTCCGATCGGGTACACTCGTTGAGGCGTAGGGGAGTATCCCAAGTGCTGTGAACGTCAACACGCCCGGCGAAGTAGCCGGGCCGGGCACAGCGGCCGGCCTCTGGTTGCCGGCGGAGAGACTTGCGGCAACCACTCGTACCCTCGAAAGGCCTTTTTCGTGCTCGAATTACCCCTTTGGTTTGAAGTCGGCACCTTTGTGGTGCTCGGACTTGTTCTGTTGTTCGACCTTCTCTATGTCGTAAAACGCCCGCATGAGCCCTCCATGAAGGAAGCCGGGCTCTGGGTTGCCTTCTACGTGGCGCTTGCCCTGATCTTCGGCGGCATGATGTTCGCCTTCACCGGGCCTGAATTCGGCGGGCAGTTCCTGGCCGGCTGGGTGACGGAATATAGCCTCAGCATCGACAACCTGTTCGTCTTCATCATCATCATGGCGCGCTTCTCCGTGCCGCGTAAGTACCAGCAGGAAGTGTTGATGGTGGGCATCATCATCGCGCTGGTTCTGCGCGGCATCTTCATTCTGCTGGGCGCAGAGTTGGTGGAGAACTTCAGCTGGATCTTCTACATCTTCGGCGCCTTCCTGCTCTGGACCGGCTACAAGCAGGCCAAGGATGACGGCGAAGACGAAGAAGAGGGCGCGGAGAACCCGCTGATCGCCAAGCTGCGCACTGTGGTGCCGATGAGCGAAAAGTACGACGGCAACAAGGTCCGCACCGTGGTGAACGGGAAAAAGGTCTTCACCCCGATGCTCATCGTGTTCGTGACGATCGGCCTGACCGACCTGCTCTTCGCCGTCGACTCCATCCCGGCAATCTTCGGTCTGACCCAGAGTGCCTTCATTGTTTTCACCGCCAACATCTTTGCGCTGATGGGCCTTCGCCAGCTGTACTTCCTGCTGGGCGGTCTCATGACGCGTCTGATCTACCTCAAGCACGGCCTGGCCTTTATCCTCGTCTTTATTGGCGTCAAGCTGATTTTCCACGCCATGCATGTCAATGAACTGCCCTTCCTCAACGGCGGCCAGCCCATCGAATGGGCGCCGGAGATCCCGACCTTCGTCTCCCTGGCGGTCATCGTTGGCACGATTGTCATCGCCACCGTGGCGAGCCTGCTGAGCCCTGCGGCCAAGGCCGCAAAGCTCGACGCGGAACTTGCTGCGGATCTGGAAGCCAGCCGCCGCGAGGAGCGCGAGGAAGACAAGCTCAACGAACAGTAACCGGCTGAACGACAGGAAGCGCGCGGTGCGCAGCGGCGTTATGCTCGCAGTGTGAGTTTTCCTGTCAACGCGGCGCTGGATGCCCAAGCACGTCTTGGACGCATCCAGCGCCGTACTGTTTTAACCCTTGCCCTCGCCCAATTGTTCAGCGGCGTGGGCAATGGTGCCGCGCTGGCGATCGGTTCGCTTCTTGCCGTGGAGCTTTCCGGAAATGAAGAACTTGCCGGTACATCCACCATGGCCCTGTCCCTGGCCGGTGCACTGGTCGCCCTGCCGCTGGCCAGCCTGGCGGCACGGAGAGGCCGGCGACAGGCGCTGATCTGCGGCCTGCTGCTGGCTTTTCTGGGCGCCGCACTCATGGTGTTGGCGCCGATTCTGCGTTCCTACGTGCTGGTACTGGCTGGATCTGCCTTGCTCGGCGTCGGCGCTGCAGTCAACCTGCAGGCCCGGTTCGCTGCCGTCGACTTGGCCCGGCCGGAGCACCGTGGGCGCGACCTGTCGTTCGTGGTCTGGTCCATCACCATCGGAGCGGTGGCAGGACCGAACCTGATCAAACCCGGAGCCGAACTGGCCTTGGCGCTGTCCCTGCCGGAGACGTCCGGTCCGTTCCTGTTTTCGATGGCAGGGCTGGCCATCGGAGCGACTCTGCTGTTTGTCGGCCTGCGTCCGGATCCGCTATTGGTGGCCCGGAGCGTTGCCGCTGGCGCCGGAACGGCGCCAGTATCTTCCGGCTCTGCCGTGCCCCGAATGCTCCGCGGTGGTTCGCTGGGCGCCGGTCTGGCAGCTGTCCACCGGTCACCGATGGCGCAGCTTGGATTGGTTACGGTCGTCGGAGCGCATTTGGTCATGGTTGCCGTGATGTCCATGACTCCCGTCCATCTGCAGGCGCTCGACCATGCCTCCGGTTTGCACCACAGCGACGCGGACACACTCGCGTTCATCGGATTCACCATCTCCCTGCACATCGCCGGCATGTACGCGCTGTCGCCGGTAATCGGCCTGCTCACGGACAGGCTGGGCAGGCCTCGGATGATCATGGCAGCCCAGTTGGTGCTGCTGGCCGCTGTCGGGCTGGCCGGAATCGGGCACGGGGACCAGTTGTGGGTGGGAGCCGGACTTGCTGTCCTCGGCGTGGGCTGGTCCGCTGCCACGATCGCCGGCTCCACCTTGCTGACGGAATCTGTCTCCGACGAGGACCGGGTGCTGGTGCAGGGTGTCTCCGATACCTGCATGGGTGCCGCGGGCGCATTGGGAGCTGCGCTCTCCTGCGTAGCGCTTGCGTTCTTTGGCTTCGCCGGGCTGAACCTGGCAGCGGCGCTGGCGGCCGCCGTCGTCCTGGTCTTCGCCGTCGTGGAGGCCGCACGGAACCGCGGGACCCAATGACGGACCTAGGACGCGCACACGCTGTTTCCGGCGGGGGCGCCCGGCGCGCGGATTATTCTACGGCGCCATCCTGGCTGCGGCACATGGCGAGCAGGCGGCGGAAGATGGCCTCGCCGTCGTCCGAAATGCCGTCATGATGGAAATCGGCGGTCTCCCAGACCTGCAGGCCCCGGACTTGGTCGGCAGTTTCGAGCGACAGGTCGCGGTCCACGTAGATGTCCTCGGCATACACCGCAGCTGCGGCCGGCACGGTGTTGGCGGCCAGCCGTTCGAGGTTGTAAAGACCGGGCCAGTCGCTCTTGGCGGCTAGCAGCCCGGCCACCTCCTGCAGCGGCGCCAGAGCCGGGTCCTCCTCGAAATACCACGGGTAGACCATTTCGCCGGTGAGCAGAGGATGCTCCGCTTCGGGGCTGAACTGGGGATACTGCTCCAGGACCCGCCAGGCGGACCAGGCGGTGGCTTCGTGCTGGGCGTAGATGGATTCGTGCAGCAGCGCGTAGAGCGGATTGGCGGCCCGGCTGACCTGATGGCCTACCTGTTCGAGGAAGGTATCGGTCAGCCGCGGGCCTGCCGGGGTGGCGGTAAACGCATCTTCCAGCAGGTAGTGCAGGGCGTCCACCCGGGTATTGCCGCCCAGGAAGGAACCGAGCATCTGCAAGCGGCGTACGCTCAGTCTCTCGCCGGTGGGCAGGAATTCCGGCACCTGTTCCAAATGCCGCGCTATCCGGGTGACCCGCAGGCGGTCCGCTGGATAGCGGGCGAAGTATTCGGCGTTGCGTGCCTCGACCCGCTTGAAGGTGGCCTGGTACACCCGGTCCGGGTGGCCGGCCAGCGGTGCCAGGCCGCCGGTTATCAGGACCTCGCGCAGTCCCGCCGGTGCAAATGAAAGGTAGCTCAGGGCGCAGAAACCGCCGTAGCTCTGGCCAAAGATACTCCAGGGCGCGCCGGCCAGCTCCTGCCGGATGAGTTCGGCATCCGCCACAATGGAGTCCGCCCGGAAGTGGGCCAGGTAGTCCGCCTGTGCCGCCGCGTCACCCTGCAGCGGAAGGCTCTGGCGTGAGAGGGGAGTGGACAGCCCGGTTCCGCGCTGGTCCAGCATCAGGATGCGGAAGTGCCGTGCGGCTTCCTTCATCCAGCCGCCCAGGGACGTTACCCGGTTGCCGCGGCCGCCCGGACCGCCCTGCAGGAAGAGCAGCCAGGGCAGGGATTCTACTGCCTCGGGGGTGTGCTCCAGGGATGTGTATTCCCGGGCGAAGATCTCGATGCTGCCGCCGTCCGCGTCCCCGTGGACCAGCGGAACGGTGAACCAGTGTTCCACCGTCCTGGCCCCGTGCATGATGTGCGAGGCGGCAATCCGGTGGGCTGCGCCGTCGTGCATCATGCCGTCCGGGCAGGAGCGGTGGAGCCGAATTCGCTCAGCGCGGTGCCGGTCAGGCGGAACGTGGACCATTCATCCTGCGGCAGCGCGCCCAGGCTGCGGTAGAAGTTGATGGATGGTTCATTCCAGTTCAGCACCGCCCATTCGACCCGGGCATAACCGTTCTCGACGGCGTGCTGTGCCAAGGTGCGCAGCAGCGCCTTTCCGTGTCCCGCACCGCGCGACTCCGGGCGCACGTACAGGTCCTCCAGATAGATGCCGTGCACGCCCTCCCAGGTGGAGAAATTACGGAACCACAGAGCAAAACCCT belongs to Arthrobacter crystallopoietes and includes:
- a CDS encoding MFS transporter — translated: MSFPVNAALDAQARLGRIQRRTVLTLALAQLFSGVGNGAALAIGSLLAVELSGNEELAGTSTMALSLAGALVALPLASLAARRGRRQALICGLLLAFLGAALMVLAPILRSYVLVLAGSALLGVGAAVNLQARFAAVDLARPEHRGRDLSFVVWSITIGAVAGPNLIKPGAELALALSLPETSGPFLFSMAGLAIGATLLFVGLRPDPLLVARSVAAGAGTAPVSSGSAVPRMLRGGSLGAGLAAVHRSPMAQLGLVTVVGAHLVMVAVMSMTPVHLQALDHASGLHHSDADTLAFIGFTISLHIAGMYALSPVIGLLTDRLGRPRMIMAAQLVLLAAVGLAGIGHGDQLWVGAGLAVLGVGWSAATIAGSTLLTESVSDEDRVLVQGVSDTCMGAAGALGAALSCVALAFFGFAGLNLAAALAAAVVLVFAVVEAARNRGTQ
- a CDS encoding alpha/beta fold hydrolase, which encodes MMHDGAAHRIAASHIMHGARTVEHWFTVPLVHGDADGGSIEIFAREYTSLEHTPEAVESLPWLLFLQGGPGGRGNRVTSLGGWMKEAARHFRILMLDQRGTGLSTPLSRQSLPLQGDAAAQADYLAHFRADSIVADAELIRQELAGAPWSIFGQSYGGFCALSYLSFAPAGLREVLITGGLAPLAGHPDRVYQATFKRVEARNAEYFARYPADRLRVTRIARHLEQVPEFLPTGERLSVRRLQMLGSFLGGNTRVDALHYLLEDAFTATPAGPRLTDTFLEQVGHQVSRAANPLYALLHESIYAQHEATAWSAWRVLEQYPQFSPEAEHPLLTGEMVYPWYFEEDPALAPLQEVAGLLAAKSDWPGLYNLERLAANTVPAAAAVYAEDIYVDRDLSLETADQVRGLQVWETADFHHDGISDDGEAIFRRLLAMCRSQDGAVE
- a CDS encoding GNAT family N-acetyltransferase — translated: MTSIRRARESDVPVILELIRELAVYEKEPDAVKATEEQLRHALFGDTPSVFAHIAEDDGGVQGFALWFRNFSTWEGVHGIYLEDLYVRPESRGAGHGKALLRTLAQHAVENGYARVEWAVLNWNEPSINFYRSLGALPQDEWSTFRLTGTALSEFGSTAPARTA
- the uvrB gene encoding excinuclease ABC subunit UvrB, coding for MSLAQDINRVVAPFEVVSDYKPAGDQPGAIKELTERIQAGEKDIVLLGATGTGKSATTAWLIEQVQRPTLVMVQNKTLAAQLANEFRELLPNNAVEYFVSYYDYYQPEAYVPQTDTFIEKDSSVNEEVERLRHSATNALLTRRDVVVVATVSCIYGLGTPEEYVAGMVTLRQGEEMNRDELLRRFVAMQYARNDMDFHRGTFRVRGDTVEIIPMYEEQALRIEFFGDEIEKIYTLHPLTGEVIREETEMYVFPASHYVAGPERMSRAVKDIEDELAARLQVLESQNKLVEAQRLRMRTTYDLEMMQQMGFCNGIENYSRHIDGRGPGTAPHCLLDYFPDDFMLVIDESHVTVPQIGAMYEGDMSRKRTLVDHGFRLPSAMDNRPLKWDEFLQRIGQTVYLSATPGKYELGKADGYVQQIIRPTGLVDPEVVVKPTKGQIDDLLGEINTRVEKNERVLVTTLTKRMAEDLTEYLMDHGVKVQYLHSDVDTLRRVELLRELRMGIFDVLVGINLLREGLDLPEVSLVSILDADKEGFLRSSTSLIQTIGRAARNVSGEVHMYADRITDSMAHAIEETNRRREIQQAYNKEHGVDPQPLRKRIADITDQLAREDANTAELLSEFDYGKGKRGFSAAKPKEKIRQDGLAAAPAEDLTTLIEQMTAQMHAAAAELQFELAGRLRDEVADLKKDLRQMLAAGHA
- a CDS encoding MFS transporter, with product MPTDERSPEPEPGQRPGQDDANSQQNAPSERVEKKYAAPTTDTPEGRKTIRNAIGASAMGNATEWFDYGIYAVAVTYITANFFPTEGGLGTALALATFAISFLVRPLGGLVWGPLGDRLGRKAILALTIILMAGATFAIGLLPNYETIGVWAPILLILLRMVQGFSTGGEYGGAATFMAEYSPDKKRGFFGSFLEFGTLFGFILGTALVLFFQIVLGEQAMTEWGWRLPFLVAGPMGLIGLYLRTKLEDTPVFRDLEDHHQEEPNAKTELRDLVVKYWKPLLTMGGLVVALNVTNYTLLSYMPTYLQTEINLSANNALTLLLVGQLAMMVVIPFAGRLSDKVGRKPMWWASLLGLFVAAIPMYLIMRINFSTALIGFAVLGLLYVLQLATISATFPAMFPTQVRYAGFAITYNVSTALFGGTAPLVNDLLIQATGDTLVPAYYMMAACVVGAVALKFIPETAGCSIRGTEIPSVERDRAEAAR
- a CDS encoding TerC family protein yields the protein MLELPLWFEVGTFVVLGLVLLFDLLYVVKRPHEPSMKEAGLWVAFYVALALIFGGMMFAFTGPEFGGQFLAGWVTEYSLSIDNLFVFIIIMARFSVPRKYQQEVLMVGIIIALVLRGIFILLGAELVENFSWIFYIFGAFLLWTGYKQAKDDGEDEEEGAENPLIAKLRTVVPMSEKYDGNKVRTVVNGKKVFTPMLIVFVTIGLTDLLFAVDSIPAIFGLTQSAFIVFTANIFALMGLRQLYFLLGGLMTRLIYLKHGLAFILVFIGVKLIFHAMHVNELPFLNGGQPIEWAPEIPTFVSLAVIVGTIVIATVASLLSPAAKAAKLDAELAADLEASRREEREEDKLNEQ
- the coaE gene encoding dephospho-CoA kinase; translated protein: MLKVGLTGGIAAGKSLVARRLRERGALLIDADVLAREVVEPGTPGLQAVVEAFGKEILTDDGGLDRPALGAAVFGDHAKREQLNAIIHPLVRARSAQLVADAEPERIVVQDIPLLVETGQGSRFHLVLVVDAPEEVRIRRMISDRGMAEADARARIAAQATHAKRLAAADVVLENVESQEAILARVDRLWDERLEPFAANLAAARVAASSGGPVLAEPRSDWPQQAKRLADRIRSANERILAVDHIGSTAVPGLPAKDVIDLQVSVRSLAEADAVAGSLASAGFPRRPGLWRDIPKPSHPDPADWEKRLHGNADPGRSANVHVRVTGSPGWRFALGFRDWLRDNPQMAHEYLAEKERLANLHAKDSSTGRYAKDKERWFAEVAEPAMQEWMRRVHWQPDSAAG